A window of Apium graveolens cultivar Ventura chromosome 8, ASM990537v1, whole genome shotgun sequence contains these coding sequences:
- the LOC141679896 gene encoding uncharacterized protein LOC141679896 — protein MKLEDNKKVAGEDDNGRAVEEMKEDSSGGSVCRLVVGSLSNIVACATIDEVRVPEGHEKTMHGVSLGKKNARVSITKVIQGDAKIPFPIGDEILTVQEAMGTFIAWPRNMITVGTIAKTKKAHAKKMKKTYKLIEDVEPELVLQIGLNYPFAMKRLWTWAKEALSGGRTISFELSKEAFSFTKKQIMFLSDIHAVCSGGEMAGSVICLFIQSIRWFVDPGTIGAIGCGSAVQRSRELCTRFKDSRKGQHFLLSYNDVNHLTLTVVNPYADVVYYMDPLKRRIANGEWVDVVDNAIKMYKEDLKKVPKKKVLWENMARVPVQTGNKDCGLFLMRYMMEIIHDKELEFANKWLRRSNLVYTEDDINEIRVEFAKYFMKHCAS, from the exons ATGAAGCTTGAGGATAATAAAAAGGTGGCGGGTGAGGATGATAATGGAAGGGCTGTTGAGGAAATGAAAGAGGATTCTTCGGGTGGTTCTGTATGCCGATTGGTTGTTGGATCGTTGAGCAATATTGTTGCTTGTGCAACAATTGATGAAGTACGCGTTCCCGAAGGACATGAGAAGACTATGCATGGAGTAAGTCTTGGAAAAAAGAATGCAAGGGTGTCTATCACTAAAGTCATTCAAGGAGATGCTAAGATTCCCTTCCCTATCGGGGATGAAATTTTGACTGTTCAAGAAGCAATGGGAACTTTTATTGCATGGCCGAGAAACATGATAACTGTAGGAACAATAGCA AAAACCAAGAAAGCCCATgctaagaaaatgaagaagacgTATAAATTAATTGAAGATGTTGAACCagagcttgttcttcagattgGTCTGAATTATCCTTTTGCAATGAAACGTTTGTGGACATGGGCAAAGGAAGCCTTGAGTGGTGGCCGAACAATTTCTTTTGAGCTAAGCAAAGAAGCATTTAGCTTTACAAAGAAGCAAATCATGTTCTTATCTGATATACATGCAGTGTGCTCTGGAGGTGAAATGGCTGGCTCTGTTATTTGCCTTTTTATTCA AAGCATAAGATGGTTTGTAGATCCGGGCACAATCGGTGCCATTGGATGTGGCAGTGCAGTGCAGAGGTCGCGTGAATTATGTACAAGATTTAAAGATTCTAGGAAAGGACAACATTTTCTCCTATCGTACAATGATGT GAACCACTTGACCTTGACAGTTGTCAATCCATACGCAGATGTAGTCTACTATATGGACCCTCTTAAACGCCGAATTGCAAATGGAGAATGGGTGGATGTTGTCGACAA TGCCATTAAAATGTACAAGGAGGATTTGAAAAAGGTTCCGAAGAAGAAAGTATTGTGGGAGAATATGGcg AGAGTTCCAGTGCAGACCGGGAACAAGGATTGTGGCCTGTTTCTGATGCGATACATGATGGAAATCATTCATGATAAGGAGCTGGAATTTGCTAATAAG TGGCTGCGTAGATCAAACCTGGTTTACACTGAAGATGACATCAACGAGATCAGGGTTGagtttgcaaaatattttatgaaacatTGTGCAAGCTAG